In the Populus trichocarpa isolate Nisqually-1 chromosome 1, P.trichocarpa_v4.1, whole genome shotgun sequence genome, one interval contains:
- the LOC7477840 gene encoding probable E3 ubiquitin-protein ligase RHA4A: MGIPQAPAPPHLYPQQLQLKLYQAFIFSIPILFSIILFLLFYLFYLKRRASSISSPPHIIPGSSNQATLYHASSICQIGLKEEFKDKLPIVLFDEELMTKDSQCCVCLGEFEIEEEVLQIPSCKHVFHIDCIHHWLHSNSTCPLCRCYVIFPTTKFCTSPLQSSGPMILPQSSANSHHPQNMTSEPQQQEDVGAGSTEQFVIPMEGTASVTTQLRDSSGLPELSISMESGRGSTNGESVILHIRTHSPRRENLPPHEVEISR, encoded by the exons ATGGGCATCCCTCAAGCTCCAGCCCCTCCCCATCTTTACCCTCAACAACTTCAACTTAAACTTTACCAGGCTTTCATATTTTCAATTCCTATTCTCTTCTCTATCAttctttttctgttgttttACTTGTTCTACCTCAAGAGAAGGGCTTCCTCAATTTCATCTCCTCCACATATAATTCCAGGAAGTTCCAATCAAGCGACTTTATACCACGCCTCCTCT ATTTGTCAGATTGGTCTGAAGGAAGAGTTTAAAGACAAGCTACCAATTGTCTTATTTGATGAAGAATTAATGACAAAGGATTCTCA ATGCTGTGTTTGCTTGGGCGAATTCGAGATCGAAGAGGAAGTTCTCCAAATCCCATCATGCAAGCATGTGTTTCACATCGACTGCATACATCATTGGCTACACTCGAACTCAACTTGTCCACTTTGTAGATGTTATGTCATTTTCCCCACCACCAAATTTTGTACCAGTCCGCTACAATCTAGTGGACCTATGATACTGCCGCAATCTAGCGCAAACTCTCACCATCCTCAGAACATGACATCAGAACCGCAGCAACAAGAAGATGTTGGTGCTGGATCAACAGAACAGTTTGTGATACCTATGGAAGGAACAGCAAGTGTGACAACACAATTGAGGGACTCTTCCGGCTTGCCTGAGTTGTCTATTTCCATGGAGAGTGGAAGGGGTTCTACAAATGGAGAATCTGTCATTCTTCATATTCGAACACACAGtccaagaagagaaaatttGCCTCCACATGAAGTTGAAATAAGTAGATAG